One genomic region from Gadus morhua chromosome 9, gadMor3.0, whole genome shotgun sequence encodes:
- the LOC115550775 gene encoding arachidonate 15-lipoxygenase B, with translation MDKKQYLAEHWKEDAFYGYQFLNGVHPSMIRNCPHLPSNFPVTEEMVQPFLETGTSLKQEIQLEATCALLAVECVPLLHQCLLYCIFLCLFVIQKGNIFLCDYKSLEGLPTRVVEGKSLPLTAALCLLYLDTAGTLKPIAIQLGQEPSEKCPIFVPSDPELDWLLVKIFVKNADSVIHQIISHLMKTHLLAEVFAVATMRHFPDVHPLQKLLTPHFRYTLQINAAARRALLGPTGLLARSTPGLEGIIELLRRHLAETTYSSLCLPDNIAERGLQNIPNFYYRDDGLKLWTAINSFVRAMLGLYYPTDDEVSGDAELQRWIQDIFTKGFLGNSSSGMPESFITVEAVVKFVTMVIFTTSAQHAAVNSGQFDYYSWFPNSPLQLRKAPPTTKGLVTMDTILETLPNIGDTVAFIISSLVLCKKYMDSVVLGSYPEERFCEPAAKQIIENFQKELSSIEERIITRNASLDVPYCYLQPSEIENSVSI, from the exons ATGGATAAGAAGC AATATCTCGCTGAGCACTGGAAGGAAGATGCTTTCTATGGCTACCAGTTCCTGAATGGTGTCCATCCCTCCATGATCAGAAACTGCCCCCATCTGCCCTCAAACTTCCCCGTCACTGAAGAGATGGTGCAGCCGTTCCTAGAGACTGGTACTTCCCTAAAGCAAGAGATCCAG CTTGAGGCCACATGTGCGCTACTAGCTGTTGAGTGTGTGCCATTACTCCATCAGTGTCTTCTTTATTGTatctttctgtgtttgtttgtaatcCAGAAAGGGAACATATTCCTGTGTGACTACAAGTCACTGGAGGGTCTTCCGACCCGCGTGGTGGAGGGGAAGTCACTGCCTCTCACTGCTGCTCTCTGCCTGCTGTACCTGGACACCGCAGGCACACTCAAACCCATAGCTATTCAG CTGGGACAGGAACCATCAGAGAAATGCCCAATCTTCGTACCCAGCGATCCAGAGCTCGACTGGCTCCTGGTGAAGatatttgtgaaaaatgcagATTCAGTAATTCATCAGATTATCTCTCATCTAATGAAGACCCACTTGTTGGCCGAGGTGTTTGCTGTCGCTACCATGCGTCACTTTCCAGACGTACACCCCCTCCAAAAG TTATTGACTCCCCACTTCCGCTACACTCTGCAAATTAACGCAGCAGCTCGACGTGCGCTACTTGGGCCAACTGGACTTTTAGCAAGA AGTACCCCTGGCCTGGAGGGTATAATTGAGCTGTTGAGGAGACACCTGGCTGAAACCACCTACTCATCTCTATGTCTGCCAGACAACATTGCTGAAAGAGGACTGCAGAACATCCCTAACTTTTACTACAGAGATGATGGACTGAAGTTATGGACGGCCATCAACAG TTTTGTCCGGGCTATGCTGGGACTCTACTACCCTACAGACGACGAGGTGTCTGGGGATGCAGAGCTCCAGAGATGGATCCAAGATATCTTCACAAAGGGCTTCCTGGGCAACAGCAGCTCAG GGATGCCAGAGTCCTTCATCACCGTGGAAGCGGTTGTCAAGTTTGTCACCATGGTGATCTTCACAACATCTGCTCAACACGCAGCTGTAAACAGTGGACAG TTTGACTACTACAGCTGGTTCCCAAACTCCCCTCTGCAGCTTCGAAAAGCACCGCCAACTACCAAGGGACTGGTTACCATGGATACCATTCTGGAGACACTGCCAAATATTGGTGACACAGTCGCCTTCATAATCAGTTCATTGGTTCTATGCAAGAAATACATGGACTCT GTTGTTCTTGGTTCCTACCCTGAGGAACGCTTTTGTGAGCCGGCGGCCAAGCAGATTATAGAGAACTTCCAGAAGGAGCTCTCCAGCATCGAGGAAAGGATCATAACGAGGAACGCAAGTCTGGATGTCCCGTACTGCTACCTGCAACCCTCGGAGATTGAGAATAGTGTGTCTATATGA